In Eupeodes corollae chromosome 3, idEupCoro1.1, whole genome shotgun sequence, a single genomic region encodes these proteins:
- the LOC129951140 gene encoding protein tilB: MVRITEELVRKKSEHNECLISTLEEISLHQEDIEKIEHIQNWCRDLKILLLQSNLISKIENLHKFKKLEYLNLAMNNIEKIENLEQLESLNKLDLTLNFIGDLTSIESLRNNYNLRQLILTGNPCSDFSNYRNYVIIALPQLQQLDSEEIKISDRLQAQRHFKNNRESIVQAQADYSIKRDEQKIRYAEQKSNLEMKMSLIEDEQERNKLFWDTKTENCPEVRKEIHEQQKKSRKGGSSDTEKKPAKKIPQLFAPCGRPYNINQPKLDFTFKEERQEFILELKVYKFLETNHLEVDLQPKYIRVRIKGKVFQLALPEEITTSAAIVQRSQITGELLIKAPKLNVDHSLEVANKPVIVKGVSSLETGKFESSEKSTLKGTVNYKNIVEQADQLNVTNIPKVISEDEISDLPDLE; encoded by the exons ATGGTCAgaa TAACTGAAGAACTTGTCCGCAAAAAATCCGAACACAATGAATGTCTCATCAGTACTTTGGAAGAAATTTCGTTGCACCAAGAAGACATCGAGAAAATCGAACACATTCAAAATTGGTGTCGAGATCTTAAAATCCTTCTTTTACAATCAAATCTTATTTCCAAAATAGAAAACCTGCACAAGTTTAAGAAATTAGAATACCTCAATTTGGCAatgaataatattgaaaaaatagaaaacctcGAACAGCTGGAATCTCTCAATAAGCTTGATTtgactttgaattttattggaGATCTGACCTCAATTGAATCTCTTCGAAATAACTATAATTTACGACAGCTAATTTTGACTGGAAATCCTTGTTCTGATTTCTCCAATTACAGAAATTATGTAATTATTGCATTGCCTCAATTACAACAGTTAGATagcgaagaaataaaaatatcggATAGATTACAGGCTCAAAGACACTTTAAAAATAACCGCGAAAGCATTGTTCAAGCTCAAGCTGACTATAGTATTAAAAGGGATGAACAGAAAATTCGTTATGCCGAGCAAAAATCTAACCTTGAGATGAAGATGTCCCTAATCGAGGACGAACAAGAAAGGAATAAATTGTTTTGGgatacaaaaactgaaaattgtcCTGAGGTTCGAAAGGAAATTCATGAACAACAGAAGAAATCCAGAAAGGGGGGAAGTTCTGACACAGAGAAGAAGCCAGCTAAAAAAATTCCCCAACTCTTTGCCCCTTGTGGTCGGCCATACAATATCAATCAGCCCAAATTAGATTTCACATTTAAGGAGGAAAGGCAGGAGTTTATTTTGGAATTGAAGGTTTATAA GTTTCTTGAAACAAACCATTTAGAAGTAGATCTTCAACCAAAGTACATTCGGGTGCGTATTAAAGGAAAAGTATTTCAACTGGCACTTCCTGAGGAAATTACAACTTCTGCTGCAATAGTTCAACGATCACAAATAACCGGAGAGTTACTTATAAAAGCCCCGAAGTTAAATGTTGACCACAGTCTTGAAGTTGCAAACAAACCTGTAATAGTGAAAG GTGTATCATCCTTGGAAACTGGAAAATTTGAATCCTCCGAAAA gtCTACACTAAAGGGAACAGTCAACTATAAGAATATTGTCGAACAAGCCGATCAATTAAATGTAACTAATATTCCAAAAGTAATAAGTGAAGATGAGATTTCTGATCTACCAGACCTTGAATAA
- the LOC129952476 gene encoding protein bottleneck, with translation MSVSLFSLLENNISTPRKLPRKNSWKDIKNQTNFERKHLAQAPSDAGYLNYPHGIISDINEYNTNLKKTVCSAFYSSNTSTLKATSFNREISTSPKIVGVERKKIIKYEPIYMQKRHSLELGDIRSIEELQQQTPRCIEPVEAPRTLLKVEHKQLQIPTKEQELFTPQTKLIKPSVPITSAPSNCSQEFDNLKRQSSVRDRISFFNQLSTEKVPDNCQISSTKPKSTFLSLLQKEDPRESKAYVRLSQLINKISVVRSAFRNHHRESTKKAASPDFTTARSCTHTFKFGTHSLPAPLKRKPSFEKTKPVALSIGKSLNSYGTNPRRHHLMQDLSLVVPVKFRVAEFEKNILKKH, from the coding sequence ATGAGTGTATCACTTTTTTCGCTACTTGAAAATAACATCAGCACCCCACGAAAACTTCCTCGTAAAAATAGTTggaaagatatcaaaaaccaaacTAATTTCGAACGCAAGCACTTGGCTCAAGCACCTTCAGATGCTGGATATTTAAACTATCCTCACGGTATCATATCAGATATCAACGAATACAATACAAATCTCAAAAAAACGGTTTGTTCTGCATTTTATTCTTCGAATACAAGTACGCTAAAAGCTACAAGCTTCAATCGTGAAATAAGTACAAGCCCGAAGATCGTTGGAGTTGAGAGAAAAAAGATTATCAAATACGAACCCATCTATATGCAGAAGAGACATTCTTTGGAATTAGGAGACATTCGAAGCATAGAAGAACTTCAACAACAAACTCCTCGGTGTATTGAGCCAGTGGAAGCTCCAAGGACCTTGTTAAAAGTAGAACATAAACAGCTCCAGATCCCAACAAAGGAACAAGAATTATTTACTCCTCAGACCAAATTGATCAAACCATCAGTCCCGATAACCAGTGCACCCTCCAATTGTTCTCAAgagtttgataatttaaaacGCCAATCCTCAGTAAGAGATCGGATATcattttttaaccaactttcCACCGAAAAAGTTCCTGATAACTGCCAAATAAGTTCAACAAAGCCAAAGAGCACCTTTTTGTCATTGCTACAAAAAGAGGACCCTCGGGAATCAAAAGCATATGTCCGTCTTTCacagttaataaacaaaatatctgtGGTAAGAAGTGCTTTCCGGAATCATCATCGTGAATCAACTAAGAAAGCAGCATCACCCGATTTTACAACAGCCAGGAGTTGTACACATACTTTTAAATTCGGAACACATTCTCTGCCAGCTCCACTCAAAAGGAAGCCATCATTCGAAAAGACAAAACCTGTAGCTCTATCTATTGGGAAAAGTTTAAATAGCTACGGGACAAATCCGAGGAGACACCATTTGATGCAGGATCTATCACTTGTTGTTCCAGTTAAATTCAGAGTTGCTGAATttgaaaagaacattttaaagaaacattAG